One genomic segment of Chitinophagales bacterium includes these proteins:
- a CDS encoding DUF3078 domain-containing protein → MKKLLTLLAVCISLAAISRTKAPYILDEKGNKILISKDSSWRFAGYIGLSGSQAAYYQWVPGNQFALSINFNAFAYANYKKGKWSWNNNLDAKYGIVALGRYKSVPDRKYPFKKSDDLLQINSLAGYNVAKGLDISLLLNFKTQFGSGYTYKLDSAGKEYSKTMTSKFCAPAFMKIGPGITYKPVDYFTLFFSPVTADFTFVDRSETRISNVPVEDRIQRVDETTFGLEKGQSVLVSAGAYLKANFQKDIVKNINYKTQLEVYYDYTYPNTIKEDSGVSLYKERIIDNAALRKEARQQVDVDWQNDVIFKVNKFISATLFWRIKYRWRELVPVDDNKDGFQDNVTKPDGTSVPKTRRGVQIAEVLGIGFSYKF, encoded by the coding sequence ATGAAAAAACTCCTTACGCTCTTAGCTGTATGTATATCGTTAGCAGCCATAAGCCGAACAAAAGCACCTTACATTTTAGATGAAAAGGGAAACAAAATACTTATTAGCAAAGATAGCTCTTGGCGCTTTGCAGGCTACATCGGTTTAAGCGGTTCGCAAGCCGCTTACTATCAGTGGGTTCCTGGCAACCAGTTTGCCCTAAGCATCAACTTTAATGCTTTTGCTTATGCCAACTACAAAAAAGGAAAATGGAGTTGGAACAATAACTTAGATGCCAAATACGGTATAGTAGCTTTAGGCCGCTACAAAAGCGTACCCGATAGAAAATATCCATTTAAAAAGAGTGATGACCTCTTACAAATAAACTCCCTTGCTGGCTATAACGTGGCCAAAGGTTTGGATATAAGTTTATTGCTAAACTTTAAAACACAGTTTGGCAGCGGCTACACCTATAAGTTAGATTCTGCCGGAAAAGAATACAGCAAAACAATGACCTCTAAATTTTGCGCACCTGCGTTCATGAAAATTGGTCCCGGTATTACCTACAAACCGGTAGATTATTTCACCTTATTCTTTTCTCCGGTTACAGCAGATTTCACCTTTGTAGATAGAAGCGAAACCAGAATAAGCAATGTGCCTGTTGAAGACCGCATACAAAGAGTAGATGAAACCACTTTTGGTTTAGAAAAAGGTCAATCAGTTTTAGTAAGTGCCGGAGCTTACTTAAAAGCTAACTTCCAAAAAGACATTGTAAAAAACATCAACTACAAAACTCAATTAGAGGTGTATTACGATTACACCTACCCCAACACTATTAAAGAAGACAGTGGCGTAAGTTTGTATAAAGAAAGAATTATAGATAATGCAGCCCTAAGAAAAGAAGCACGCCAACAAGTAGATGTAGATTGGCAAAACGATGTAATCTTTAAAGTAAACAAGTTCATTAGTGCCACACTTTTTTGGAGAATAAAATACCGCTGGAGAGAATTGGTACCGGTAGATGATAACAAAGATGGATTTCAAGATAATGTTACCAAACCCGATGGCACATCGGTTCCAAAAACTCGTAGAGGTGTGCAAATCGCAGAGGTACTAGGCATTGGATTTTCGTATAAATTTTAA
- a CDS encoding GatB/YqeY domain-containing protein gives MMLEETINNDLKAAMLAKDEAAVRSLRAIKAAIIVAKTEKGAGGVLAADKELGLLQKLVKQRKESIEIFEKENRADLAQKEKEEVAVIEKYLPAMMSEEEVRAGVQKIIAETGATSQKEMGKVMGAASKAFAGKADNKLVAEIIKSLLAS, from the coding sequence ATGATGTTAGAAGAAACAATAAACAACGATTTAAAAGCTGCCATGCTTGCCAAAGACGAAGCAGCCGTGCGCAGTTTGCGCGCCATAAAAGCAGCCATTATTGTAGCAAAAACAGAGAAAGGAGCAGGTGGCGTTTTAGCTGCCGATAAAGAACTGGGCTTACTGCAAAAGTTAGTAAAGCAGCGTAAAGAAAGTATCGAAATTTTTGAAAAAGAAAACCGCGCAGACCTTGCTCAAAAAGAAAAAGAAGAAGTAGCAGTTATAGAAAAATATCTTCCGGCAATGATGAGTGAAGAAGAAGTGCGCGCAGGCGTGCAAAAAATTATTGCCGAAACCGGAGCTACCTCGCAAAAAGAAATGGGAAAAGTAATGGGTGCAGCTTCCAAAGCTTTTGCCGGAAAAGCAGACAACAAACTAGTTGCCGAAATTATTAAATCGCTTTTAGCAAGTTAA
- the galT gene encoding galactose-1-phosphate uridylyltransferase: MPELRWNPLTNTWTMVATNRQNRPHLPKDYNPFAPGQGKLPAAYNVLAYDNDFPVLSTLPHKVSIEKDAFFLHKEAYGKCEVLLYTDNPEKELYHLSDEHVLKLIELWTERFKTLSSDKKIKYIFEFENRGEEVGVTIQHPHGQLYAYSWLPKKIEDELINCKKYFKQKGTNLFADMNAAEKKYKKRVVAENKSFLCYIPYFTDYPFGVFIVSKNLKQNFTEFTLTEKKDLAILLKQLVAAFDKVYDKKFPYMMCIHQSPVNTPKFKDCSNYYAFHIEFYPPLRAKDKIKWYAGSEMGAGAAANPLDVDDCAALLRSKLSSL; this comes from the coding sequence ATGCCTGAACTTCGTTGGAATCCGCTCACCAATACTTGGACAATGGTTGCCACCAACCGACAAAACCGCCCGCACCTGCCAAAAGACTACAATCCTTTTGCTCCCGGACAAGGCAAGTTGCCCGCTGCTTACAATGTGCTGGCATACGACAACGATTTTCCCGTGCTAAGTACATTACCTCATAAAGTTTCAATAGAAAAAGATGCCTTCTTTTTACACAAAGAAGCCTATGGAAAATGTGAAGTACTTCTCTATACCGACAACCCAGAAAAAGAACTGTACCACCTAAGCGATGAGCATGTTCTTAAACTTATTGAGCTTTGGACGGAGCGATTTAAAACGCTCAGCTCCGATAAAAAAATCAAATACATTTTTGAATTTGAAAACAGGGGCGAAGAAGTGGGTGTAACCATTCAGCATCCACATGGGCAGCTATATGCTTACAGTTGGCTTCCAAAAAAAATTGAAGATGAACTCATTAACTGTAAAAAATATTTTAAGCAAAAAGGCACTAATCTTTTTGCCGACATGAATGCTGCAGAAAAGAAATATAAAAAGAGAGTTGTTGCAGAAAACAAATCGTTTTTATGCTACATCCCTTACTTTACCGATTACCCGTTTGGCGTGTTTATTGTAAGTAAGAACTTAAAGCAAAACTTTACTGAATTTACACTTACCGAAAAGAAAGACCTTGCCATACTTTTAAAGCAATTGGTTGCCGCTTTCGATAAAGTGTACGACAAAAAATTTCCGTACATGATGTGCATTCACCAAAGCCCTGTAAACACACCTAAGTTTAAAGATTGCAGCAACTATTATGCTTTCCACATAGAGTTTTATCCACCCCTGCGAGCAAAAGATAAAATTAAATGGTATGCCGGCAGCGAAATGGGAGCAGGTGCAGCCGCCAATCCCTTAGATGTAGATGATTGTGCTGCCTTGTTGCGCAGCAAATTGAGTAGCTTATAG
- a CDS encoding glycosyltransferase family 2 protein yields the protein MKPDISIVVPVYNEESNLPYLFERLSQMFSQTDIAFEVVMVNDGSSDNSLKLMREFAAKDSRFKYVSFSRNFGHQPAFFAGMEHTLGAHIAFIDADLQDPPELLLEMFSRLQQGYDVVYAVRRNRQGVSVFKKIAYSTFYRLLDKISNTKIPLDTGDFRIMKRKVAEQIAAMPEREKFLRGQIAWVGFRQFPFPYDRPERHSGTPAYSFSKLLKLALDGITSFSDFPLKLATYLGFGTTLFSLLLMVYTLVSKFILNNGTPQGWASLMMTILFMGGIQLICLGIIGEYLIRIGNNVKQRPIYIVDETNTTKQLG from the coding sequence ATGAAGCCGGATATTTCTATTGTAGTTCCCGTTTACAACGAAGAGAGCAATTTGCCATACCTTTTTGAGCGATTAAGCCAAATGTTTTCGCAAACAGATATTGCTTTCGAAGTGGTAATGGTAAACGATGGAAGCAGCGACAACTCATTGAAGTTAATGCGGGAATTTGCAGCGAAAGATAGCCGCTTTAAGTATGTTTCGTTTAGTAGAAATTTTGGACATCAACCGGCATTTTTTGCCGGCATGGAGCACACCTTAGGAGCGCATATTGCTTTTATTGATGCCGACTTGCAAGACCCTCCGGAGTTGTTGTTAGAGATGTTTAGCCGCTTGCAGCAAGGATACGATGTGGTGTATGCCGTTCGTAGAAATAGGCAAGGAGTGAGTGTATTTAAGAAGATTGCATATAGCACATTTTACCGCTTGCTAGATAAAATTTCTAATACAAAGATTCCATTAGATACCGGAGATTTTAGGATTATGAAGCGTAAAGTTGCAGAGCAAATTGCTGCTATGCCTGAACGCGAAAAATTCTTGCGCGGACAAATTGCATGGGTTGGGTTCAGGCAGTTCCCATTTCCATACGATCGCCCCGAAAGGCATTCCGGTACTCCGGCTTATTCATTTTCTAAGCTGCTTAAGTTGGCTTTAGACGGCATTACTTCTTTTTCGGATTTCCCTCTAAAGCTGGCTACATACTTGGGTTTTGGTACTACGTTGTTTTCACTTTTACTGATGGTATATACCCTTGTTTCTAAATTTATTTTAAACAATGGAACACCTCAGGGCTGGGCTTCTTTAATGATGACCATCTTGTTTATGGGAGGTATTCAGTTAATTTGCCTTGGTATTATTGGTGAGTATTTAATACGGATTGGCAACAATGTGAAGCAGCGTCCTATATACATTGTGGACGAAACCAATACTACAAAACAGTTGGGCTAA
- the smpB gene encoding SsrA-binding protein SmpB, translating into MKKSDIKILNRDARFSFELLDEFDAGIMLTGTETKSLRNGGGSFNDAYCMMKSGELWLKNLHIPEYSHGNLNNHEPTRLRKLLLTHRELKKIDAKIREKGLTVVPVELFMSERGFFKVRVALGRGKKSFDKRNTIKDRDAKRTLDRIKKQLR; encoded by the coding sequence ATGAAAAAAAGTGACATAAAAATATTGAACCGCGATGCACGTTTTAGCTTTGAATTATTAGATGAATTTGATGCGGGCATTATGCTTACAGGCACCGAAACCAAGAGTTTAAGAAATGGCGGAGGAAGTTTTAATGATGCCTATTGCATGATGAAAAGTGGCGAACTTTGGCTTAAAAATTTACACATTCCCGAATACTCGCACGGCAACTTGAATAACCATGAACCTACCCGATTGCGCAAGTTACTGCTCACACACAGAGAACTAAAAAAGATAGATGCCAAGATAAGAGAGAAAGGACTTACCGTAGTGCCGGTAGAATTATTTATGAGCGAGCGGGGTTTCTTTAAGGTAAGAGTGGCACTAGGAAGAGGAAAGAAATCTTTTGATAAGCGTAATACAATTAAAGACAGGGATGCTAAACGCACTTTAGATCGCATAAAGAAGCAACTACGATAA
- a CDS encoding VWA domain-containing protein, producing MIGFRFKKEHPTGGTKFSKLLDTFAQLITYTSGNVQEAADWLGDINNEQQLTQGSYCATQFVEDLTAAGYLQKDNLGGNKHSVTAKLEQYIRQQALELIFGTLRRSREGNHYVFSGGNGDEAMSELRPFFYGDALEQISMLDTFRNAQKHGGIDNFKLNECDIEVVEKNYKTQTSVVLMIDISHSMILYGEDRITPAKHVAMAMAELLKRKYPKDTLDILVFGDDAQQIELKDLLSLQAGAYHTNTVAGLELAIDLLQRRKNTNKQIFMITDGKPSCIKENGQYYRNSFGLDKKIVSRCLLLAARAQKLKIPITTFMLADDEALRNFVEEFTKVNRGKAFYTSVQGLGTYLFEDFEQGKKCKVL from the coding sequence ATGATAGGTTTTAGATTCAAAAAGGAGCATCCAACAGGTGGTACAAAGTTTAGTAAACTGCTGGATACTTTTGCACAACTCATTACTTATACATCGGGCAATGTGCAGGAAGCTGCCGATTGGTTGGGCGATATAAATAACGAGCAGCAACTAACACAAGGTAGTTACTGTGCCACTCAATTTGTGGAGGACTTAACTGCCGCAGGCTATCTACAAAAGGATAACTTGGGCGGAAACAAACACAGCGTTACTGCAAAACTGGAGCAATACATCAGGCAGCAGGCTCTGGAGCTTATTTTTGGCACATTAAGGCGAAGCAGGGAAGGCAATCATTATGTTTTTTCGGGCGGCAATGGCGATGAAGCTATGAGTGAATTGCGCCCGTTTTTTTATGGCGATGCCTTAGAGCAAATTTCTATGCTCGATACATTCCGCAATGCGCAGAAACATGGAGGCATAGATAATTTTAAGCTGAATGAGTGCGATATAGAAGTTGTAGAGAAAAACTACAAAACACAAACCTCTGTGGTGTTGATGATAGATATTTCGCACAGCATGATTTTATATGGCGAAGACCGTATAACACCTGCCAAGCATGTGGCTATGGCTATGGCGGAATTGTTGAAAAGGAAATATCCGAAAGACACCTTAGATATACTTGTGTTTGGAGATGATGCTCAGCAAATTGAATTGAAAGATTTGCTGAGCCTGCAAGCCGGAGCGTACCATACCAACACGGTGGCAGGATTGGAGCTTGCAATAGATTTATTGCAAAGGCGCAAGAATACCAATAAGCAAATTTTTATGATTACAGACGGCAAACCAAGTTGCATTAAGGAAAATGGACAGTATTACAGGAATAGTTTTGGATTAGATAAGAAAATTGTAAGCCGTTGTTTGTTGCTTGCCGCCCGCGCACAGAAGCTAAAAATTCCTATTACAACATTTATGCTTGCCGATGACGAGGCCTTGCGCAATTTTGTAGAAGAGTTTACTAAAGTAAATAGAGGTAAGGCATTCTATACTTCGGTACAAGGTTTGGGCACTTATCTGTTTGA
- a CDS encoding phosphoglycerate kinase: MLTIDSINFNGKRALIRVDFNVPLDKKTFAVTDATRIKAALPTIKKVLADGGSVVLMSHLGRPLKKLKEDGTVDYYKHSLKHALGTLAELLNQEVKFAEDCASEAAFAQSASLQAGEVLLLENLRFYKEEEKGDVAFAEKLAKHGDVYVNDAFGSAHRAHASTTIVANYFSRENKVFGYLMASEVANAERVVKNAEKPFTAILGGAKVSDKILIIENLLNIADNILIGGGMAYTFFKALGGNIGSSLCEEDRLEHAQKLLDMAAAKGVKILLPIDSIVADKFAADAQTNTENSNAISNGWMGLDISEKAVAAFSEVILNSKTILWNGPMGVFEMEAFQKGTVAIAQAVAAATAKGAFSLVGGGDSVAAVNQFGLADKVSYVSTGGGALLEYFEGKELPGVKALL, encoded by the coding sequence ATGCTTACTATAGACAGTATAAACTTTAATGGCAAACGCGCTTTAATAAGAGTAGATTTTAATGTGCCACTCGATAAAAAAACTTTTGCCGTAACCGATGCCACACGCATAAAAGCTGCTTTGCCAACTATAAAAAAAGTGCTTGCCGATGGCGGTTCTGTAGTGCTTATGAGCCACTTAGGCAGGCCATTAAAAAAGTTGAAAGAAGATGGTACGGTAGATTATTATAAGCATTCGCTGAAACACGCTTTAGGAACATTGGCGGAATTATTAAACCAAGAGGTGAAGTTTGCAGAAGATTGCGCAAGCGAAGCTGCATTTGCACAATCGGCATCGCTACAAGCTGGTGAAGTGTTGTTGTTAGAAAACTTGCGCTTTTACAAGGAAGAAGAAAAGGGAGATGTTGCATTTGCAGAAAAACTTGCCAAGCATGGCGATGTATATGTAAACGATGCCTTTGGAAGTGCGCACCGTGCTCATGCTTCTACCACTATTGTAGCTAATTATTTTAGTAGAGAAAACAAGGTGTTTGGCTACCTTATGGCAAGCGAGGTTGCCAATGCAGAGCGCGTAGTGAAGAATGCCGAGAAGCCTTTCACCGCTATTCTTGGAGGTGCTAAGGTGAGCGACAAAATATTGATAATAGAGAACCTCTTAAACATTGCCGATAATATTCTAATTGGTGGTGGTATGGCTTATACTTTCTTTAAAGCATTGGGAGGTAATATAGGCAGTTCGCTGTGCGAAGAAGATAGATTGGAGCACGCCCAAAAATTATTGGATATGGCTGCTGCAAAAGGGGTGAAAATTTTATTGCCCATAGATTCTATAGTTGCCGATAAGTTTGCTGCCGATGCACAAACCAATACCGAAAACAGCAATGCCATTAGCAATGGTTGGATGGGTTTAGATATTAGCGAAAAGGCAGTTGCTGCATTTAGCGAAGTGATATTGAATTCAAAAACTATTTTGTGGAATGGCCCAATGGGGGTTTTTGAAATGGAGGCTTTCCAAAAAGGAACAGTTGCTATTGCCCAGGCAGTTGCTGCCGCCACGGCTAAAGGTGCATTTAGTTTAGTTGGCGGAGGCGATAGTGTTGCTGCCGTAAACCAGTTCGGTTTAGCCGATAAAGTAAGTTATGTTTCTACCGGAGGCGGTGCCCTGCTGGAGTATTTTGAAGGTAAAGAATTGCCAGGCGTAAAAGCTCTACTGTAA
- the recR gene encoding recombination mediator RecR: MLYPSKYIADAVAEFKRLPGIGEKTALRLVLHLLKQDAEKVEQFSSAISTMRHATKFCKTCHNVSDSEYCAICSSAMRDQSTVCVVETIREVIAIENTGVYRGCYHVLGGLISPIDGVGPEALHIESLVRRVESNSVNEIIMALSPTMDGDTTIFYVSKKLQPFSVKITSIARGVSFGGELEYTDELTLARSIATRTPYESYLIKS; this comes from the coding sequence ATGCTTTATCCTTCGAAATATATTGCCGATGCAGTGGCAGAATTTAAACGATTGCCCGGCATTGGCGAAAAAACAGCTCTGCGTTTAGTACTTCATTTATTAAAGCAAGATGCCGAAAAGGTAGAGCAATTCAGCAGCGCCATAAGCACTATGCGCCATGCTACAAAATTTTGCAAAACATGCCATAATGTAAGCGATAGCGAGTATTGTGCCATTTGCTCCAGTGCCATGCGCGACCAATCTACGGTGTGTGTTGTAGAAACTATTCGCGAAGTAATTGCTATAGAAAATACAGGCGTTTACAGAGGTTGCTATCATGTTTTGGGCGGGTTAATTTCTCCCATAGATGGCGTAGGCCCCGAAGCACTACACATAGAATCGCTGGTACGCAGGGTAGAAAGCAATTCGGTGAATGAAATTATTATGGCACTCAGCCCCACGATGGATGGCGATACCACTATTTTTTATGTATCTAAAAAGTTGCAGCCGTTTAGCGTGAAAATAACTTCTATTGCACGGGGAGTATCGTTTGGAGGCGAATTAGAATATACCGATGAGCTAACATTGGCGCGCTCCATTGCCACCAGAACACCTTACGAAAGCTATTTAATAAAAAGCTAA
- a CDS encoding glycosyltransferase family 39 protein, with the protein MKSTLLFSLLLTSIQVYVLLFFWGLNHEFSQAPHSVHTWRQCDGAAFGLHYFTYQNALLHPQIYNMELSNGEAVSEFPIVYWLAAKLSGNSFDAANIRWLYFLCSIIALFAVNATAYTITHSLVLSFYISFLPFLSTVFSFYSNNFLPDVPAVAVMLTALSCFYFYYKTKKAVWLALCIVFFSLAGLLKPTSLVPYLVLLSAIFFETLLGRITFTKKLTASVLHTALLTIPLIVSALWILFVKYYNTRFGSAYFRTVPFPIWELDKEDTYHFFGALANRWYGEHFSVATSKVLLAIIPLSILIAFKNNRRLGWVLLLFVALQILIMLLFAGQYYIHDYYAIALFTTPVIAYTVLFYYLQKNTLWRLLLPLIFIPYTVSEIVYTKEKLKARFETQWEDRWTTKLVKCTPHLANHGLHPNDKILVLGDPSSCISLYTLQRKGWTEMNFFRVNKHESIAMMRTHGLTWVVFFPDAKSKNADLFPNGFKKQFSLEGFEFAQL; encoded by the coding sequence TTGAAATCAACACTCCTCTTTTCGCTCCTACTTACATCAATTCAAGTATATGTATTACTCTTCTTTTGGGGTTTAAACCATGAATTTTCGCAAGCGCCCCACTCGGTGCATACCTGGCGGCAATGCGATGGCGCTGCTTTTGGATTGCATTATTTTACTTATCAAAATGCACTGCTGCACCCGCAGATATACAACATGGAATTATCTAATGGCGAAGCAGTTTCTGAGTTTCCAATTGTGTATTGGCTAGCTGCAAAATTGTCGGGCAACTCTTTTGATGCCGCTAATATCCGTTGGCTTTACTTCTTATGCTCCATTATAGCACTATTTGCCGTAAATGCCACGGCATACACTATAACTCACTCCTTAGTGCTGAGTTTTTATATTTCATTTTTGCCTTTTCTTTCAACAGTATTCAGTTTTTACAGCAATAACTTTTTGCCCGATGTGCCTGCTGTGGCAGTAATGCTTACCGCACTCAGTTGTTTTTACTTTTATTATAAAACAAAAAAAGCCGTTTGGCTCGCATTATGCATAGTGTTTTTTTCGCTTGCAGGCTTGCTTAAACCAACTTCTTTAGTTCCGTATTTGGTACTGCTTTCCGCTATCTTTTTTGAAACGCTTTTAGGGCGAATTACCTTCACAAAAAAATTAACGGCATCGGTACTGCACACGGCATTACTTACCATACCGCTTATAGTTAGCGCCCTTTGGATACTTTTTGTAAAATACTACAACACGCGCTTTGGTTCTGCATATTTCAGAACTGTTCCTTTCCCTATTTGGGAATTAGATAAAGAGGATACTTACCACTTCTTTGGAGCACTTGCAAACCGCTGGTATGGCGAACATTTTTCGGTAGCAACCAGCAAAGTTTTATTGGCAATAATTCCACTTTCAATACTTATAGCATTTAAAAACAATCGGAGATTAGGCTGGGTTTTATTGCTTTTTGTAGCACTCCAAATACTGATTATGCTACTGTTTGCGGGGCAATATTACATCCACGATTATTATGCCATTGCCTTGTTTACAACGCCTGTAATTGCGTATACAGTATTGTTTTACTATCTGCAAAAAAACACACTTTGGCGCTTGTTGCTACCGCTCATATTTATACCCTACACTGTTTCCGAAATTGTTTATACCAAAGAAAAACTCAAAGCTCGTTTTGAAACACAATGGGAAGACAGATGGACTACAAAGCTTGTAAAATGTACACCACATTTAGCCAATCATGGATTGCACCCCAACGATAAAATTTTGGTTTTGGGCGACCCTTCTTCTTGCATAAGTTTATACACACTACAACGAAAAGGCTGGACAGAAATGAATTTTTTTAGAGTAAACAAACACGAAAGTATAGCCATGATGAGAACACATGGTTTAACTTGGGTAGTATTCTTTCCCGATGCAAAAAGTAAAAATGCAGACCTATTCCCTAATGGTTTTAAGAAGCAATTTTCGCTGGAAGGCTTCGAGTTTGCCCAACTTTAG
- a CDS encoding sulfotransferase encodes MVVGSAHFYFIRSSVLLHCLWLTLQSVNIRLWLLTIFFLVLWLINLLLHLFFRAIDEVFYGNYRKVTIKEPVFIIANPRSGTTLLHRLIASDGNRFAYMKFAHTLFCSVSFIRLYNTISSIDTAIGNPVKKLLHVVERRLFKGWDGVHNMGFRQAEEDEALFAQMMQSSGIFVLFPFLHRIKNTHCLDKEQVAVRKKAMDFYESSLKRFMYATGSNKIYLAKNVNSSGRIQSLLERFPDARLIFIARNPIDAVPSTASMFSVMYPLHSPRLKQTDATYREWCELSMEFYMHYTQVRQQFASKRIVALRYSDLLAHPVEEVEKIYSHFGWTFSDELRAKLHTETNKRRSYKSAHSYSLAQYGYTEVEVRERLAPVISEFGF; translated from the coding sequence GTGGTAGTAGGTTCGGCCCATTTTTATTTTATACGCAGCAGTGTATTGCTGCATTGCCTTTGGCTTACGTTGCAATCGGTAAATATCAGGCTTTGGCTGCTTACCATTTTCTTTTTGGTGCTTTGGCTTATTAATTTATTACTGCATCTATTCTTTAGGGCAATAGATGAGGTTTTTTATGGCAACTATAGGAAGGTTACCATTAAGGAGCCTGTTTTTATCATTGCAAATCCTCGCAGCGGAACCACGCTTTTACATCGGTTGATAGCCTCTGATGGCAACCGTTTTGCATATATGAAATTCGCTCACACATTGTTTTGTTCGGTATCGTTTATACGATTATATAATACAATTAGCAGCATAGATACAGCAATTGGGAATCCAGTTAAAAAGTTGCTGCATGTGGTAGAAAGGCGTTTGTTTAAAGGTTGGGATGGAGTGCATAATATGGGTTTCAGGCAGGCAGAAGAGGATGAAGCATTGTTTGCACAAATGATGCAGAGCAGTGGTATTTTTGTGTTGTTTCCCTTTCTTCATAGAATAAAAAACACGCATTGTTTGGATAAAGAGCAGGTGGCTGTGCGCAAAAAGGCTATGGACTTTTATGAAAGCAGTTTGAAGCGCTTTATGTATGCCACGGGTTCCAACAAAATATACTTGGCAAAGAATGTAAATAGCAGTGGCAGAATACAAAGTTTGCTGGAGCGTTTTCCCGATGCGCGGCTTATTTTTATTGCCCGCAATCCGATAGATGCCGTACCTTCTACTGCCAGCATGTTTTCGGTAATGTATCCGCTTCACTCTCCGAGGTTAAAGCAAACCGATGCCACATACCGCGAATGGTGTGAGTTGAGTATGGAGTTTTATATGCATTACACACAGGTGCGCCAGCAGTTTGCTTCGAAGAGAATAGTAGCGCTTAGATACAGCGATTTGCTTGCACATCCTGTTGAAGAGGTAGAGAAAATCTATAGCCATTTTGGCTGGACTTTCTCAGATGAATTACGGGCGAAATTGCATACAGAAACTAATAAAAGGCGATCCTATAAATCGGCACACAGTTATTCTTTGGCGCAGTATGGCTATACAGAAGTTGAAGTGAGAGAACGATTAGCGCCTGTGATTAGCGAATTTGGTTTTTAA
- a CDS encoding nucleoside deaminase produces the protein MEKEGMMKLAVDLSRHGMLHKKGGPFGAVIVKYGKIVGEGYNEVTSTNDPTAHAEVVAIRNACKTLNTFSLEDCEIYCSCEPCPMCLSAIYWARIGKVYYANTKSDAAAIGFSDAFIYQEFEKQPDERTVLAEKINMAEAHKVFEEWVQLEGKQPY, from the coding sequence ATGGAAAAGGAAGGAATGATGAAGCTGGCTGTGGATTTAAGCAGGCATGGAATGCTACATAAAAAGGGTGGTCCTTTTGGCGCTGTAATTGTGAAATATGGAAAAATTGTGGGCGAAGGCTATAATGAAGTAACTTCTACCAACGACCCTACTGCTCATGCAGAAGTGGTTGCAATTCGCAATGCTTGCAAAACTTTAAATACTTTTTCGCTCGAAGATTGCGAAATATATTGCAGTTGCGAACCTTGCCCTATGTGCCTGAGTGCTATCTACTGGGCGCGTATTGGCAAAGTATATTATGCCAACACCAAAAGCGATGCTGCCGCAATTGGATTTAGCGATGCTTTTATTTATCAAGAATTTGAAAAGCAGCCCGATGAGCGAACTGTTTTAGCAGAAAAAATAAATATGGCCGAAGCGCACAAAGTGTTTGAAGAATGGGTGCAATTAGAGGGTAAGCAACCATATTGA